In Lolium rigidum isolate FL_2022 chromosome 3, APGP_CSIRO_Lrig_0.1, whole genome shotgun sequence, the genomic window CCTGTGATTTTAACACAGTGCAGGCCAAAGAACTTGGTCACTAGAGTATGTTCGTAATTGCGTACATGTTTATAATAGGCTGGAAGCATCCTAAGAAGCACCTGTTCATAACACCAAAAACCACAAAATCAGATCTTGCAATGCCATATTTAATTTCTttcaataaagggaatatatttatTTGTATCTTAATAGCTTACCTTAACTTCTGCTTTCTTCATTGTCTTGATCATGTACTTGTCATCATTGGTGAGGTAGAAGAAGCTTCCACTTTTGCCAGGCGATGATAGCTCCCGGAGCGCATCATCGCCGCAAATGGAGATCATGTAGTCTGCTGGGTCAACGTCGAAGAGCTTGCGCAATGTCCTGGAGTAAGATCACGCAAGATCAGTCATTTCAGTAGGTAGTGCAATATTCGCATTTTGCTCTTCAATTTTGGGTGATACATGAACTGTAGTCAATCAAAAACTTTTATCAAATTTCTTCAGTTTTTGAAGGGACTGGttcaatccaaataatgcaaaaaATATTTCGGACCTGAAGACCAAGGGGCAGTAGTCCTTCCACCGGAAATCGCAGGATTGGTGAGGCGGCGTGTGCTTTGATCCTTCAGGAGGAAACCTCGTCCACACCTTCTCATTGGGATCAAACGCCCTTGATTTCAGATCCAGCGTGTTTGGCGCAGAATGCCTCCCCACAGCATGCCTGCTCGAGCTCCAAACAAATTGAGTTCATGGTGATCATTTCGTGTCAGTGCAATGGCAGCTGCCGGCAGAGACAGATTCAAATTCATGGCAATTGTTTGGCCGGCGCGCGCACCTGATGCCAAGCTGGAGGTTGAGCATGAGCTCGTAGTTCTTGTGCCCCTTGGATATGGTCTCCCCCTGCTTCTTCGCCGGCTTCGGCGGGGCGCGCATGCACGACGTCGCTCGCAGCCACGCCCTCTCCACTGACGCCGCCCTGGCCTGCGCATCCTCGCTGCCGCCGGCCAGGAACTGGCCGGACTGCGTctgggccggggccggggcctcCTCCGCTTCGGGAATGTTGTCCATGTCCGACACACTGCTCATCCTGTGCACGCTGGACCTCCTCCCTTGGATTTGCTCGGGCTCCGGCGGCCGCCACACCGGCTTCTTGAGCACGGCCTCTACCCCGGGCCACGTGACTATCTTCTGCGACGGCAGCAGCGACGCCACCTTCCCCTCCGTCACCTCCAGCTCCTCCAGCAGTTTGGTGATCGCCTCCCTGGGCTCCCGCGGCGGCATGGGCACGGCCGGCCCACCGGAAGGAGGGTAGTAGACGCCGCTCTTGGCGTTGGTCTCGCCAGACTCCTGCTCCTGCCACCAGACCCCGATGTACATGCTTCCGTCAGCCCACCGGAACGTGCCCTGGCCCTTTGGCTTGGCGTCCTCCCACGCGCCGTCGTACCGGTCGCCGTCCGCCCATATCACGGTGCCGCAGCCGTGCATCTCGCCGGCCTTCCACGTGCCGATGTACTCGTGCCCGTACCGCCAAATATAGCGGCCGTGCCCGTCCTGCCGCCCGTCGCGCCAGTGTCCGTCGTAGACGTCGCCGTTGGCGTACGCCTGCGTGCCGCGGCCGTGCCGGAAGTTGTTGGCCCAGTGTCCCGCGAACGTGTCCCCGAACTCGCCGATGTAGGTGCCGTGTCCGTGCATGTAGCCGCCGGCGAGGTCGCCCTCGTAGGTTGCGCCGGAGGGCCAGGAGAACTTGCCACGGCCGGACGCGCGCCCCCGGCGCCACGAGCCCTCGTACATGCTGCCGTCCGTCCACAAAAACTTGCCGGAGCCGTGCGGGAGGTCCTCGCTGACGCCACCCTGGTAGAAGTCGCCGCTGGGGAGCAGCTGCTCCGAGTGGGTGACCGAGACCGCAgaatcgtcgtcttcctcctcgtcctcgtcctcctcctcctcgtcgtcctcgtcttcgtcATTCTCCTCGGTGGCAGCGCTGTCGGCGTCGTTTTCGACAACGTCATAGCCGTAGATGGTGTTGGAAGAGGCGACCACGGAGAGGGCGACGGCTGGGTCGCCGTCGATCACGGCGGGTCCGGTGGCTGGAAATACGGAGCTACCTCGGCGGATGGCCATGGTGGTGTTGAGCTTGCGGATCCCCGCCTCCCACAGCCGGCTCGCCGGAGCCGGGATCTGGTTCATCTTGCCCCCCGTCATGGTGGCGTGACGTGAACGTGATCGAGGCAGTCAGATAGATCGGTTAAAGAAAGAATGCCCGCGCGAGGCAACAAGctaggggagaaggacgtcgacgGAGGAAGCCATGGCGTTGCGTTGCATGGCGCGCGAGAGTTTTGGGTGAGGACGCTGGAGAGGGAAATAAATGTTGGAGGATGAGAGGAGTTGTCGGGGAAGGAGCCCGCATGGAGGAGAGCTCGACATTTGGAGGGAGCCAGGGCGGTCGAATTTTCAAGCCTCTTGCACCCGTAGTCCCGTACCTAACCTTTCCCCCCGAACTTGcaaactttttcttttcttttggcagCCACAATAACATTCAACTACCTCTCTAGCCCGAAATATATGACGCAGCCCAttcacaaattaaaattgaaacaggTTAAATCCAGCAATTATACAATATGCTGATGGTACAATTTTCATATTCGAAGATAGTTTAGAAAGTGCTAGGAATTTAAATTTT contains:
- the LOC124699220 gene encoding phosphatidylinositol 4-phosphate 5-kinase 6-like translates to MTGGKMNQIPAPASRLWEAGIRKLNTTMAIRRGSSVFPATGPAVIDGDPAVALSVVASSNTIYGYDVVENDADSAATEENDEDEDDEEEEDEDEEEDDDSAVSVTHSEQLLPSGDFYQGGVSEDLPHGSGKFLWTDGSMYEGSWRRGRASGRGKFSWPSGATYEGDLAGGYMHGHGTYIGEFGDTFAGHWANNFRHGRGTQAYANGDVYDGHWRDGRQDGHGRYIWRYGHEYIGTWKAGEMHGCGTVIWADGDRYDGAWEDAKPKGQGTFRWADGSMYIGVWWQEQESGETNAKSGVYYPPSGGPAVPMPPREPREAITKLLEELEVTEGKVASLLPSQKIVTWPGVEAVLKKPVWRPPEPEQIQGRRSSVHRMSSVSDMDNIPEAEEAPAPAQTQSGQFLAGGSEDAQARAASVERAWLRATSCMRAPPKPAKKQGETISKGHKNYELMLNLQLGIRHAVGRHSAPNTLDLKSRAFDPNEKVWTRFPPEGSKHTPPHQSCDFRWKDYCPLVFRTLRKLFDVDPADYMISICGDDALRELSSPGKSGSFFYLTNDDKYMIKTMKKAEVKVLLRMLPAYYKHVRNYEHTLVTKFFGLHCVKITGGIQKKVRFVIMGNLFCSHYAIHRRFDLKGSSQGRMTDKPLDQIDEHTTLKDLDLNFIFRLGGTWFQDFCRQVDKDCELLEQERIMDYSLLVGIHFKDRHCTNADNGAAEDSEQNRKLPLKLGIAMQSRVENVVRNPESESPLIGDPTGEFREVVLFFGIIDILQDYDISKKLEHAYKSQLYDPNSISAVDPKQYCKRFRDFIYRAFTEDV